Proteins from a genomic interval of Streptomyces fodineus:
- a CDS encoding helix-turn-helix domain-containing protein, with the protein MNRPAIPPAAAPTPHLDAVLPRLYLPEEVAAVLGCSAWWVKDRARRRLIPFTRVGRAYRFSSDHLAEIVRMHEERPARNPQRPGGIAMPARQPAVRERTEAAVPTVRLKARPPRRMTKSQFGAAA; encoded by the coding sequence TTGAACCGACCCGCAATACCCCCTGCCGCCGCGCCGACTCCGCACCTCGACGCCGTTCTGCCGCGCCTCTACCTCCCCGAGGAAGTCGCCGCGGTCCTCGGCTGCTCCGCCTGGTGGGTCAAGGACCGCGCCCGCCGGCGACTCATCCCGTTCACCCGCGTCGGCCGCGCCTACCGCTTCTCGTCTGATCACCTCGCCGAGATCGTGCGCATGCACGAAGAGCGCCCGGCTCGGAACCCGCAGCGTCCCGGTGGCATTGCTATGCCGGCTCGGCAGCCTGCCGTGCGAGAGCGTACCGAGGCAGCCGTGCCCACGGTTCGTCTCAAGGCCCGGCCGCCTCGCCGCATGACCAAGTCCCAGTTCGGAGCCGCCGCTTAA
- a CDS encoding RCC1 domain-containing protein has translation MAAGWRRTLGLLANGRVLAVGRSSEGQCDVQSWREMVVLSCGDWHSVGVRSDGSALAAGNNRRGQCAVEGWRDLAAISAGYLHTVGLRADGRAVATGDRATGACEVDEWEDVVALDAGSYHTVGVTASGRVLAAGDNSYGQCEVGDWHDIVAVAAGSTHTLGLRANGTVVTAGNNADRQCEVDDWSGVQLP, from the coding sequence GTGGCCGCAGGCTGGCGCCGCACGCTCGGGCTACTCGCGAACGGCCGCGTGCTGGCGGTCGGCCGGAGTTCGGAAGGACAGTGCGACGTGCAGTCCTGGCGCGAGATGGTCGTCCTCTCGTGTGGTGACTGGCACTCGGTCGGCGTCCGGTCGGACGGTTCTGCACTGGCCGCGGGGAACAACCGACGAGGGCAGTGCGCCGTTGAAGGGTGGCGTGACCTAGCTGCCATTTCGGCCGGGTATCTCCATACCGTCGGCCTCAGAGCCGACGGGCGGGCAGTAGCGACCGGAGACCGCGCAACCGGGGCGTGCGAGGTCGATGAGTGGGAAGACGTAGTGGCGCTCGACGCGGGCAGCTACCACACCGTCGGGGTCACTGCGTCCGGACGGGTCCTCGCGGCGGGAGACAACAGCTACGGACAGTGCGAAGTCGGCGATTGGCACGACATTGTCGCCGTGGCGGCCGGCTCAACGCACACCCTTGGCCTGCGCGCCAACGGCACAGTCGTGACCGCAGGCAACAACGCCGACAGACAGTGCGAAGTCGATGACTGGTCCGGAGTCCAGCTTCCATAA